One genomic region from Bacillota bacterium encodes:
- a CDS encoding methyl-accepting chemotaxis protein: protein MLAFFLTLLLGAALGAAGACLLSRLLFEKSEGAGQRGNQAGPAPREEGLNDESVLLKFVSVTRSVVQVMERVIGEALEEINEAGEKWAGAVGEMVARANAGIAQLQEMLAGLASEQGRSAGSLVEASRESALQLVDASKAAVSEFLGISTTYMGILESFRTEQFREAASRIKAILRQTNLLALNAGIEAARLGSLGRGFMVIAEEIKKLTGMVGESVKSIEELAAHLSLQVRRFEDFAGELESKARQAAVFVEEAERSLGSGLRELEKGVEVIVAGLTKARMELCEVLENIGKAVEVLQFQDLFTQKLVNMRSVLKELYSELNGAEETISCGDFESSAVSILERIQKVYTTRVERLHHEVVTGQKCLNEGRVGRVFAEFGDNVELF from the coding sequence TTGCTGGCATTTTTCCTGACCCTTCTGCTCGGGGCAGCCCTGGGCGCGGCCGGCGCCTGCCTTTTGAGCAGGCTTTTATTTGAGAAAAGCGAGGGAGCAGGGCAGAGAGGCAACCAGGCGGGGCCGGCTCCCCGGGAAGAAGGGCTGAACGACGAAAGTGTGTTGCTTAAGTTTGTAAGTGTTACCAGAAGCGTGGTCCAGGTGATGGAAAGGGTGATCGGGGAAGCGCTGGAGGAGATAAACGAAGCCGGGGAAAAGTGGGCAGGCGCCGTCGGCGAGATGGTGGCGCGGGCAAACGCCGGAATTGCCCAGCTTCAGGAGATGCTTGCCGGTCTCGCTTCTGAGCAGGGGAGGAGCGCAGGCAGTCTTGTGGAGGCGAGCCGGGAGTCCGCCCTGCAGCTTGTTGATGCGAGCAAGGCCGCAGTCTCGGAGTTTCTCGGGATCAGCACCACTTATATGGGGATCCTGGAAAGCTTCCGGACCGAACAATTTCGCGAGGCCGCCTCGCGGATTAAGGCCATCCTGCGCCAGACAAATCTTCTGGCGCTAAATGCCGGCATCGAAGCGGCACGGTTGGGCTCGCTCGGGCGCGGCTTTATGGTGATTGCCGAAGAGATCAAGAAATTGACCGGGATGGTGGGTGAATCCGTAAAATCCATCGAGGAGTTAGCCGCGCATCTGAGCCTGCAGGTTCGGCGGTTTGAGGATTTTGCCGGGGAGCTTGAAAGCAAGGCAAGGCAGGCTGCGGTTTTTGTAGAAGAGGCGGAAAGGAGTCTCGGATCGGGCCTCCGTGAGCTGGAGAAAGGGGTAGAGGTTATTGTTGCCGGCTTAACCAAAGCGAGGATGGAGCTCTGCGAAGTCCTAGAAAATATCGGCAAAGCCGTAGAGGTGCTGCAGTTTCAGGATCTTTTTACACAGAAACTTGTCAATATGAGAAGCGTCTTGAAAGAACTTTACAGCGAACTCAATGGAGCTGAGGAAACAATTTCTTGTGGCGATTTCGAGAGTTCTGCTGTCTCGATACTCGAGCGAATTCAGAAGGTTTACACGACACGGGTGGAGAGGTTGCACCACGAGGTCGTGACGGGGCAGAAGTGCCTTAATGAGGGAAGGGTTGGCAGGGTTTTTGCGGAATTCGGGGATAATGTGGAACTTTTTTGA
- a CDS encoding STAS domain-containing protein — MPLVKKDNVLSLVGRLSVDDAPDLKHALLDLKEAQSPVLDLRDLEDFDFSIFQLLFAFWHEAGSVSAIPPLSTRIRKFLEIVEVL; from the coding sequence ATGCCGCTTGTCAAGAAGGACAACGTCCTTTCTCTGGTTGGCCGCCTCTCCGTGGATGACGCGCCTGACCTCAAGCATGCACTGCTCGATCTGAAAGAAGCTCAGAGCCCTGTTCTTGATCTGCGAGACCTTGAAGATTTCGACTTCAGCATTTTCCAGCTCCTTTTTGCCTTCTGGCACGAAGCCGGTTCTGTTTCCGCGATCCCACCCTTAAGCACCAGGATCCGCAAATTCCTGGAGATAGTCGAGGTGCTCTGA
- a CDS encoding chemotaxis protein CheA encodes MSDLVAGFLEEANDLLEDLSDLVLALERNPEDEGALRELFRCAHTLKGAAGLVGASQISEVTHLLEELLEKIISGDQAFTSELADILFQGFDYVKGLVAAFAAGGVGDERRHAEVLTMLSGLSKVSGVPVEAASSLPGAAHEYLLKLAPESWKKIFDSIEEGVYSVYQVVLRFDPEIFFTGQDPLLIIEDFLEVGEPLEFVRHAGELPSLEQIDPERAYMWFEIYIRKTPGKARELKEIVEFLDPDRNFVLIREISFENIVPDLDLSEGARVGVQRVAGEYINRIRSILRELQLSLSRGTAGERPLLEMASQLKETVFQAAGETYYHALSRRVVFALCVFAWALWDCVCRGVDGDAEPKLEEALGMMNLVLDAVFAGSEDDGDEAEKGAIRVLSGERKEMLGEILRQQRLYLSLNKGREDLAEPSLRRVLSSVALALGRADVAERCRLLPERDWDPLLKIVDLLEVELRGENGAGGEVFSASEIQVPGDPVPGIRGKRRFLRVEEARVERLFELAGELVIAKNSLPYLVRKLEAVWGVPEAARELKEKYQVIEQISRELQDLAMNFRLLPVSQVFQRFPRFVRDASKNLGKKVKLVIEGEETQLDKTVLEKISEPLVHLVRNSLDHGIELPEERVNLGKTPEGTLILRAGQAGPFVFIEVVDDGRGVDPGRIRKTAVEKGLIGEEEAGQLSDDEALRLIFHPGFSTRDEASDLSGRGVGMDVVKEVVDHLGGNVEVSNVPGSGFAVRLELPLTLATTRVLVVRVDDGIFGIPLEEVREVVRLRPEQVRDLGRKGMISLREKVISVVCLRELLGLPGKLHGSRSVVVLRDGVGLAVDSLDQEVEVLLKPLPGDLAGIKLYSGASLLSDGSVLLVLNPKEMI; translated from the coding sequence GTGAGTGATCTGGTGGCCGGCTTCCTCGAAGAGGCTAATGACTTGCTGGAGGATTTGAGCGACCTCGTCCTGGCCCTGGAAAGAAACCCGGAGGATGAAGGAGCGTTAAGAGAACTCTTCCGGTGCGCCCACACCCTCAAGGGTGCCGCCGGCCTTGTGGGAGCCTCTCAGATTTCCGAGGTAACCCATCTTCTTGAGGAACTGCTGGAAAAGATCATTTCTGGTGATCAGGCCTTTACCAGCGAACTCGCCGATATTCTCTTCCAGGGATTCGACTACGTGAAAGGGCTTGTGGCTGCCTTTGCTGCAGGAGGGGTAGGGGACGAGAGGAGGCACGCGGAGGTCCTGACCATGCTTTCTGGTTTAAGCAAGGTCTCAGGGGTTCCGGTCGAGGCCGCCTCTTCCCTGCCCGGGGCCGCGCATGAGTACTTGCTGAAGCTTGCTCCCGAGTCCTGGAAAAAGATTTTTGACTCCATTGAAGAAGGGGTTTACAGCGTCTACCAGGTTGTGTTGAGATTTGATCCCGAGATTTTCTTCACCGGCCAGGACCCCCTCCTCATCATCGAAGATTTCCTGGAAGTGGGGGAACCTCTTGAGTTTGTTCGTCATGCCGGGGAGCTTCCCTCTCTTGAACAAATCGATCCCGAACGCGCCTACATGTGGTTCGAGATCTATATCAGAAAGACGCCGGGGAAGGCCCGCGAGCTCAAGGAAATTGTGGAGTTTCTCGATCCCGACCGCAACTTCGTCTTGATCCGGGAAATCAGCTTTGAAAACATCGTGCCGGATCTCGACTTGAGCGAAGGAGCGCGGGTTGGCGTGCAGAGGGTGGCTGGTGAATATATCAATCGCATCAGAAGCATTTTGCGCGAGCTGCAGCTTTCTCTTTCCCGCGGCACCGCCGGGGAAAGGCCGCTTCTAGAGATGGCTTCCCAGTTAAAGGAAACAGTTTTTCAGGCTGCCGGAGAGACCTACTACCACGCTCTCAGCCGCCGCGTCGTCTTTGCCCTATGTGTTTTTGCCTGGGCGCTCTGGGATTGCGTTTGCCGCGGGGTTGACGGTGATGCGGAGCCGAAGCTGGAAGAAGCCTTAGGTATGATGAACCTGGTCCTGGATGCTGTCTTTGCCGGCTCCGAAGATGACGGGGATGAGGCGGAAAAAGGGGCGATCAGGGTCTTGTCCGGGGAGAGAAAGGAAATGTTGGGAGAGATCTTGCGCCAGCAAAGGCTTTATCTCTCTCTGAACAAGGGCCGGGAGGACCTCGCGGAGCCTTCGCTCCGCCGCGTGCTCTCATCTGTTGCCCTGGCTCTGGGGCGCGCTGATGTTGCCGAGAGGTGCCGGCTTCTTCCGGAGCGCGATTGGGACCCTCTTCTTAAAATAGTAGACCTTCTCGAGGTGGAGTTAAGAGGTGAAAACGGGGCCGGGGGCGAGGTTTTTTCGGCCTCCGAGATCCAGGTCCCTGGTGATCCGGTGCCGGGAATTCGGGGCAAGAGGAGGTTTCTCCGCGTTGAGGAGGCGCGCGTGGAAAGGCTTTTTGAGCTTGCCGGAGAGCTGGTGATTGCCAAAAACAGCCTTCCCTACCTGGTGCGGAAGCTTGAAGCCGTCTGGGGAGTTCCGGAAGCTGCCAGAGAGCTGAAAGAGAAGTATCAGGTGATCGAGCAGATCAGCCGCGAGCTGCAGGACCTCGCAATGAATTTCCGTCTCCTCCCGGTTTCTCAGGTCTTCCAGCGCTTCCCGCGCTTTGTCCGGGACGCCAGCAAAAACCTCGGAAAGAAGGTAAAACTCGTCATCGAAGGCGAAGAAACCCAACTGGACAAAACGGTGCTGGAAAAAATTTCTGAACCTCTGGTTCACCTCGTACGCAACTCTCTCGACCACGGGATCGAGCTGCCTGAGGAGAGGGTTAATCTTGGCAAAACCCCCGAGGGTACGCTGATCTTGCGGGCGGGTCAGGCAGGCCCCTTCGTCTTTATCGAAGTTGTTGATGACGGGAGGGGGGTGGATCCCGGCCGGATCAGAAAAACTGCGGTTGAGAAGGGGCTGATCGGGGAAGAAGAGGCGGGGCAGCTTTCCGATGACGAAGCCTTGCGCCTTATTTTTCATCCGGGTTTTTCTACGCGGGATGAGGCAAGCGATCTCTCGGGGCGCGGCGTGGGAATGGATGTGGTAAAAGAAGTTGTTGATCATTTAGGCGGTAATGTGGAAGTTTCCAATGTCCCGGGGTCTGGTTTTGCGGTCCGTCTGGAGCTTCCGCTTACTCTTGCCACCACCAGGGTTCTGGTTGTGCGGGTAGATGACGGGATTTTCGGGATTCCCCTGGAGGAGGTGCGGGAGGTCGTGCGCCTCCGCCCGGAACAGGTCCGGGACCTTGGCAGGAAGGGCATGATTTCCCTGAGGGAGAAGGTGATTTCTGTGGTCTGCTTAAGAGAGCTGTTGGGCCTGCCGGGAAAGCTGCACGGGAGCCGCTCGGTTGTAGTCTTGAGAGACGGAGTTGGTCTTGCTGTGGATTCGCTCGACCAGGAGGTGGAGGTGCTCCTGAAACCGCTTCCCGGAGACCTTGCCGGCATCAAGCTGTACTCCGGCGCCTCTCTTCTTTCTGATGGCAGCGTTTTGCTTGTTCTCAATCCAAAAGAAATGATTTGA
- a CDS encoding response regulator translates to MGRRVLIVDDSSTVRSYHRKVLESAGFTAAEAVNGYEALEKALQAEFDIYLVDINMTKGTGLDFLREVRANPELAAVPAVVISSERTDDDLKMSLCAGANVHFVKPVAPQALAEACLILTGEVVPGE, encoded by the coding sequence ATGGGGAGGAGAGTTCTTATTGTCGATGATTCTTCAACAGTCCGGAGTTATCACAGAAAAGTCTTAGAGTCCGCCGGATTTACCGCAGCAGAGGCAGTGAACGGGTACGAGGCCTTAGAAAAGGCTTTACAGGCGGAGTTCGACATTTACCTGGTGGATATCAACATGACGAAGGGAACAGGCCTGGATTTCCTCAGAGAGGTGCGGGCGAACCCTGAGCTGGCAGCCGTTCCTGCTGTCGTGATCTCCTCTGAAAGAACCGACGATGACCTGAAGATGAGTCTCTGCGCTGGAGCCAACGTTCACTTCGTAAAACCCGTGGCCCCGCAGGCCTTAGCCGAGGCTTGTCTCATTTTGACCGGGGAGGTTGTGCCCGGTGAGTGA
- a CDS encoding protein-glutamate O-methyltransferase CheR — protein sequence MRNNSFTISKEEFARLTEYIWRKTGIFYDENKRYYVEKRVFERMHLAGRGEFREYFHFLRSDPSESEFQALVNLLTVNETYFFREYDQLKCFAEEVLPEILFRARAEARKIRIWSAGCSTGEEAYTLAIILQEMLDSESCEFEVHATDINTEALQKAGMGVYEERAVREMPLPYLEKYLVWRGGSYHVFPGPKKKVRFYQLNLRDRARMREMQDFDAIFCRNVLIYFDERSRREVALLFYESLRPGGFVFLGHSESMSRISPIFRIRKFKNAIIYQK from the coding sequence GTGAGGAATAACTCCTTCACGATTTCGAAAGAAGAATTTGCCCGGCTTACGGAATACATCTGGCGCAAAACAGGGATCTTCTACGACGAGAACAAACGCTACTATGTAGAAAAGCGCGTTTTTGAACGCATGCACCTCGCGGGCCGCGGGGAGTTCCGGGAATACTTCCACTTTCTGCGCAGCGATCCCTCAGAATCGGAGTTCCAGGCCCTGGTGAACCTGCTTACCGTAAACGAGACGTACTTTTTCAGAGAGTACGACCAACTGAAGTGCTTTGCCGAAGAGGTGCTTCCGGAGATTTTGTTCCGCGCCCGCGCTGAGGCCCGGAAGATCAGGATCTGGTCTGCAGGCTGTTCTACCGGCGAGGAGGCCTACACTCTGGCCATCATCTTGCAGGAAATGTTGGATTCTGAAAGCTGCGAGTTTGAAGTGCATGCTACTGACATTAACACAGAAGCACTCCAAAAGGCCGGGATGGGGGTATACGAGGAGCGCGCTGTCAGGGAAATGCCTCTTCCCTATCTTGAAAAATACCTTGTATGGCGTGGTGGAAGCTACCACGTTTTCCCGGGCCCCAAGAAGAAAGTGCGTTTTTATCAGCTCAACCTGCGCGACCGCGCCCGGATGCGCGAGATGCAGGACTTCGACGCCATCTTCTGCCGGAACGTGCTCATTTATTTCGACGAGAGGTCAAGGCGTGAAGTTGCCCTCCTTTTCTACGAATCACTTCGCCCCGGCGGCTTTGTTTTTCTCGGACATTCCGAGTCGATGAGCAGGATTTCGCCAATTTTCCGGATCAGAAAGTTTAAAAACGCCATTATCTACCAGAAGTGA
- a CDS encoding HEAT repeat domain-containing protein, whose product MRDLRGLLGLLEGQDAAERLRAAEELGDHPSFEAVSGLVSRLESDECRAVQEACLVSLCRIGTAEVGEEAARLLRSSDAYVRNAAAEILQELGDKAEHVVRALLCDPDPDVRLLAVRVAGEGHFSGALPLLREVVLTDPDVNVVGSAVEYLGELGGSSQDREAICQARSRLSNPYLDFAVETALSKMGVSCEE is encoded by the coding sequence TTGAGGGATTTAAGGGGACTTCTGGGTTTGCTTGAAGGCCAGGACGCGGCGGAAAGACTGCGGGCGGCGGAGGAACTGGGGGACCACCCTTCATTTGAAGCAGTCAGCGGTCTTGTCTCTCGCCTCGAAAGCGATGAGTGCCGCGCTGTTCAGGAGGCCTGCCTTGTGTCTCTTTGCCGCATTGGAACGGCGGAGGTGGGCGAGGAAGCAGCGAGGCTCCTGAGGAGCAGCGATGCTTACGTCAGAAACGCTGCCGCGGAAATTCTCCAGGAGTTAGGGGATAAAGCGGAACACGTGGTCAGGGCGCTGCTTTGCGACCCAGACCCCGATGTCCGCCTTCTTGCCGTGAGGGTGGCTGGGGAGGGGCACTTCTCCGGCGCCTTGCCCTTGCTCCGCGAGGTTGTGCTGACAGATCCAGACGTGAACGTAGTGGGGAGCGCGGTGGAGTATTTAGGAGAGCTTGGCGGCTCCTCCCAAGACAGGGAGGCGATCTGTCAGGCGCGTTCCCGCCTTTCCAACCCTTATTTAGATTTTGCTGTGGAGACTGCTCTCTCGAAAATGGGGGTAAGTTGTGAGGAATAA
- a CDS encoding chemotaxis response regulator protein-glutamate methylesterase, with protein MRRIRVLVVDDSALMRKYLRKILEEDPGFEVVEMARDGEEAVEKNLALRPDVITLDLNMPKMDGLTALQYIMHAAPCPVVVVSSLTQRGALATFEAFELGAVECVAKPEGTVSLGIDQVGEEIRRKVKAAARANLKNYASVSRGRQRAAAPRKPAVSSSSSFEKVVVIGVSTGGPKTLGEVLPRLPGDLPAPVVVVQHMPEGFTRYFASRLNEACALHVKEAEDGEPLARGSIVVARGGCHLKFSRGAGKRELVTRLSREPRGSLYVPSVGVTLQSLRQFVKDNQIVGVMLTGMGSDGADEMALIKRGGGRTIAESEETAVVWGMPREVWERGGAGVLAPAYEIPRLIVNAVEGKNFEGFKGTSGFA; from the coding sequence ATGAGACGGATCAGGGTTCTGGTGGTTGACGACTCTGCCCTTATGAGGAAGTACCTCAGGAAGATCCTTGAGGAAGACCCCGGCTTCGAAGTTGTCGAGATGGCGCGGGACGGAGAAGAAGCTGTAGAAAAGAACCTTGCGCTGAGACCCGATGTAATCACCCTTGATTTGAACATGCCTAAAATGGACGGACTCACCGCCCTCCAGTATATCATGCACGCTGCTCCGTGCCCTGTGGTGGTCGTTTCTTCTCTCACCCAGCGGGGGGCACTGGCTACTTTCGAGGCATTTGAGCTTGGAGCAGTGGAGTGCGTCGCGAAGCCTGAGGGAACAGTTTCCCTGGGTATCGACCAAGTGGGCGAGGAAATCAGGAGAAAGGTAAAGGCTGCGGCAAGAGCAAATCTGAAAAATTATGCGTCTGTTTCGAGGGGGCGGCAGCGTGCTGCTGCCCCCCGGAAGCCAGCAGTTTCTTCGAGCTCTTCGTTCGAAAAGGTTGTTGTCATCGGGGTTTCAACAGGGGGGCCGAAGACCCTTGGCGAAGTCCTGCCCCGACTGCCGGGAGATCTTCCTGCCCCGGTGGTGGTTGTCCAGCACATGCCTGAAGGTTTTACCAGGTACTTTGCTTCACGTCTCAACGAAGCCTGCGCCTTGCATGTGAAAGAGGCCGAAGATGGGGAGCCCCTGGCGAGAGGGTCGATTGTGGTGGCGCGCGGGGGCTGCCACCTGAAATTCAGCCGGGGGGCGGGAAAGAGGGAGCTGGTGACGCGCCTCTCCCGGGAACCCCGCGGCTCCCTGTACGTTCCTTCGGTGGGAGTTACCCTCCAGAGCCTGCGCCAGTTTGTGAAGGACAATCAAATCGTCGGGGTGATGCTCACCGGAATGGGAAGTGACGGCGCGGACGAAATGGCTTTGATTAAGAGGGGAGGGGGCCGCACCATCGCCGAGTCCGAAGAAACGGCCGTTGTTTGGGGGATGCCCCGCGAGGTTTGGGAGCGCGGCGGGGCAGGGGTCCTGGCACCTGCTTACGAAATCCCCAGGTTGATTGTGAATGCCGTGGAGGGGAAGAATTTTGAGGGATTTAAGGGGACTTCTGGGTTTGCTTGA
- a CDS encoding chemotaxis protein CheW, with product MADETKQLVSFYLGKEKYGVDIEFVQEIIRVPALTKTPLAPPYVEGLANLRGTILTVVNSRVRFGLERRDFDEASRVIVIDYQGRKLGFVVDRVSDVVTVALKDIEAREAGRDEFVEGVAKTGEDALVLVVNVARLFPRLEKKTGAAARRAASMDVRERSEGDQGQEHQFVSFRVRDEEYAVDIMDVQEILHLPKTISKVPGAPDYCEGLATLRGKLLPLVRLGSLLGMGERELDERCRVVVVNLVNDLRRITAGFAVDSVSEVLRVSEKHIEPVPALLRTKDSEFISGVCKLGDERLVNVLDAEKLFSVVSGFESAVLDQDQEAEAQENQDLGNDEDQYVTFLLAGEEYGAPISQVQEIIRVPQIFAVPKAPEFTEGVVNIRGQVIPVVDLRTRFGLEKQSRSEAHRIVVVDLGDTRTGLVVDAVREVLKISRRDVEQVPEVFLESDDTGFLSGIGKARRGERILILLDLLQLLNKKERSELEKFRDETDQGSGG from the coding sequence ATGGCAGATGAAACCAAGCAGCTTGTTTCCTTTTACCTTGGCAAGGAGAAATACGGGGTTGACATCGAATTCGTGCAGGAAATCATCAGAGTGCCTGCTTTAACAAAGACACCTCTTGCCCCTCCCTATGTAGAAGGCCTGGCCAACCTCAGGGGCACGATCCTCACCGTGGTGAACAGCAGGGTGCGTTTTGGCCTCGAGCGGAGGGACTTTGACGAAGCGAGCCGCGTCATCGTGATCGACTACCAGGGAAGAAAACTGGGATTTGTCGTGGACCGCGTTTCTGATGTTGTGACTGTGGCCCTCAAGGATATCGAGGCCAGGGAAGCCGGGCGCGACGAGTTCGTTGAGGGAGTGGCTAAGACAGGAGAAGATGCCTTGGTGTTGGTAGTCAATGTGGCCCGGCTTTTTCCGCGCCTTGAGAAAAAAACCGGGGCGGCGGCACGGCGTGCTGCCTCCATGGATGTTCGGGAAAGATCGGAAGGCGACCAGGGCCAGGAGCACCAGTTTGTCAGCTTTCGCGTGAGGGACGAAGAATATGCCGTTGACATCATGGATGTCCAGGAGATTTTGCACCTTCCCAAGACGATCAGCAAGGTGCCCGGCGCCCCTGATTATTGCGAGGGCCTGGCCACCTTAAGGGGGAAGCTCCTTCCTCTTGTCCGCCTGGGAAGCCTGCTTGGCATGGGCGAGAGGGAACTTGACGAGCGGTGCCGCGTTGTTGTGGTGAACCTCGTCAACGACCTGAGGAGAATCACTGCCGGTTTTGCTGTTGACAGCGTTTCGGAGGTTCTCCGGGTATCTGAAAAGCACATTGAACCTGTTCCCGCCCTCCTCAGAACGAAGGACTCGGAGTTTATTAGCGGAGTGTGCAAGCTTGGCGACGAGAGGCTCGTGAACGTCCTTGATGCCGAAAAATTGTTTAGTGTTGTATCGGGCTTCGAGTCCGCGGTGCTCGATCAGGATCAGGAAGCTGAAGCTCAGGAAAACCAGGACCTGGGGAATGACGAGGACCAGTACGTCACTTTTTTGCTTGCAGGGGAGGAATACGGCGCTCCTATTTCCCAGGTGCAGGAAATCATCAGAGTTCCCCAAATCTTTGCCGTTCCCAAAGCCCCGGAGTTTACCGAAGGGGTTGTCAACATTAGAGGGCAGGTGATTCCCGTTGTCGACCTGCGCACACGCTTCGGGCTGGAGAAGCAAAGCAGGAGCGAGGCGCACAGGATCGTCGTGGTCGACCTCGGTGATACCAGGACGGGGTTGGTTGTTGATGCGGTGCGCGAGGTCCTGAAAATCTCCCGGCGGGATGTTGAGCAGGTTCCCGAGGTCTTCCTGGAGTCTGACGACACCGGTTTTTTGAGCGGGATCGGGAAGGCGCGCCGGGGCGAGCGCATCCTGATCCTGCTCGATCTTTTGCAACTTCTCAACAAAAAGGAAAGGAGCGAATTAGAGAAGTTTCGTGATGAGACGGATCAGGGTTCTGGTGGTTGA
- a CDS encoding methyl-accepting chemotaxis protein, producing the protein MADEKTLALPPARVGVGKTGAKVGDAALKDQVDKRRLEAQRRQARTYAKQQQIAERIAAATDELSAGVQEASSACEELKSAMDQIASGAEQAGGACEESLAAITQILGNIERAMEAARISLERGAAIQNLVGVNSGEIEGLIQGINDAADKNAESARLIGELEREAENIGNIVSTVVNIADQTNLLALNAAIEAARAGEHGKGFAVVADEVRTLAETSEKAANDIRELVGIIQSEVRVIAEEINKAAEAARQEVEKGKVVTADLASMARDTAEVVEGSREIDRLSQESVGVAESFRNGSAQIAKTAEEQAQAAQEVLGSVEQQTKALEQISTSAAELAEMAEILRSSTDVQKSAENLAAAAEESSAAIAEMNQSAQQIMTALQQTSQGAAQQAKAAEDSATAVGQMDQGVNVILNRANASLERIQALSELLERNKANVDGLIAGVESALRANVENVQKIRQLEKRARQIDKIVDTIVTVGIQTNMLAVSGAIEAARAGEYGKGFAVVASDIRNLAQDSAKNAEQIKDLVKAIQEQVQVVLRDVDAVGETTKQEAEKARKITQDLVTIEQDMKLVVESAREVADNATQIAAAVGQARKGVDQIATAAQEAASAAEEAAAAARQQASGAEELARAIEEIAAMADELQQL; encoded by the coding sequence TTGGCTGATGAAAAAACACTGGCACTGCCCCCGGCGCGCGTGGGGGTCGGTAAGACAGGGGCGAAGGTAGGGGATGCTGCTCTCAAGGATCAGGTCGACAAGCGGAGACTTGAGGCACAGCGCAGGCAGGCGCGGACCTACGCCAAACAACAGCAGATTGCAGAGCGCATCGCTGCCGCCACAGATGAGCTTTCCGCCGGGGTTCAGGAGGCTTCAAGCGCCTGCGAAGAACTAAAGTCCGCGATGGATCAGATCGCTTCGGGCGCTGAACAAGCCGGCGGAGCCTGCGAGGAGTCCCTTGCTGCTATTACCCAAATACTCGGCAACATCGAAAGGGCTATGGAAGCCGCAAGAATTTCTTTAGAAAGAGGAGCGGCAATCCAGAACCTCGTGGGCGTTAATTCTGGAGAAATCGAGGGGCTAATTCAGGGGATAAATGACGCCGCAGACAAGAATGCAGAATCCGCGCGCCTGATAGGGGAGTTAGAGCGGGAAGCAGAGAACATCGGGAACATCGTGTCTACCGTCGTCAACATTGCCGACCAGACCAACCTGCTGGCCCTGAATGCTGCCATTGAGGCGGCCCGGGCGGGGGAGCACGGGAAGGGATTCGCTGTTGTTGCCGACGAGGTGCGGACGCTCGCGGAAACTTCGGAGAAGGCCGCTAATGACATCAGGGAGTTAGTGGGGATTATCCAGAGCGAGGTTCGGGTTATCGCAGAAGAAATCAACAAGGCCGCGGAAGCGGCGCGCCAGGAGGTGGAAAAAGGCAAGGTCGTCACCGCGGATCTGGCGAGCATGGCCAGAGACACGGCAGAGGTTGTAGAGGGTTCACGGGAGATCGACAGGCTTTCCCAAGAGTCCGTGGGGGTTGCCGAGTCCTTCCGGAACGGTTCTGCTCAAATCGCCAAAACAGCAGAGGAGCAGGCGCAGGCCGCTCAGGAAGTTTTGGGATCTGTCGAGCAGCAGACCAAAGCCCTAGAGCAGATTTCTACGAGCGCTGCGGAACTCGCCGAGATGGCCGAAATCTTGCGTTCCTCAACTGATGTCCAGAAATCTGCCGAGAATTTGGCTGCTGCCGCCGAGGAGTCGTCTGCGGCCATTGCTGAAATGAACCAGTCAGCCCAGCAGATCATGACGGCCTTGCAGCAGACATCTCAGGGCGCTGCTCAACAGGCAAAGGCAGCAGAAGATTCCGCGACCGCGGTAGGACAGATGGACCAAGGCGTGAACGTAATTCTCAACAGGGCAAATGCTTCCCTCGAGCGCATTCAAGCGCTCTCCGAGTTGTTGGAGCGCAACAAGGCAAATGTGGATGGCCTCATTGCCGGAGTTGAGTCCGCACTACGGGCTAATGTAGAAAATGTGCAGAAGATCCGGCAGCTGGAAAAAAGGGCGCGCCAGATCGACAAGATCGTTGATACCATCGTCACTGTGGGCATCCAGACCAATATGCTGGCGGTCAGCGGGGCAATCGAGGCGGCGCGCGCCGGGGAATACGGGAAAGGCTTTGCGGTTGTTGCTTCGGACATCAGGAACCTCGCTCAGGACAGCGCCAAGAACGCTGAGCAGATCAAGGACCTTGTCAAGGCAATTCAGGAGCAGGTGCAGGTGGTGCTTAGGGACGTGGACGCAGTAGGGGAAACAACAAAACAAGAGGCAGAAAAGGCGCGCAAGATTACTCAGGATTTGGTAACCATTGAACAGGACATGAAGCTGGTTGTAGAGAGCGCCCGCGAGGTTGCCGACAACGCCACCCAAATTGCTGCTGCTGTGGGTCAAGCACGCAAGGGCGTGGATCAGATTGCTACTGCTGCCCAGGAGGCGGCCTCGGCTGCTGAGGAGGCGGCAGCGGCGGCGCGCCAGCAGGCTTCTGGAGCCGAAGAACTGGCGCGGGCAATTGAGGAGATTGCTGCAATGGCGGACGAGTTGCAGCAACTGTAG